The Corallococcus soli DNA window CGCGCTCAACCCGCCGCCCGTGTGGGAGGTGCGCGCGGTGATGGAGGCCCAGGCCACGCTGCCGCCGCGCACCCTGCGCGTGGAGCCGCGCGTGCCCGCGGGCCTGCTCTTCCTGGATCCGGAAGCCTGACGCTCCCGTGCGGGCGCTGACCGGAACCCCGCAGGACTGGCCCCGGCGCGTACGGCTGGAGTTGCAGGCGGGCCCCGGGGAGACGCTGGACGCCATCTGCGGGGGCGAGGTGCAGGTGCTCCAGCGCAGGGCGGGCTACCGCTTCACGTTGGACCCCGTGCTGCTGGCGCACTTCGCCGTCTTCGAGGCGGGCGCGCACCGGGGGAGGCTGGTGGACCTGGGCACCGGGTGCGGCATCATCCCGCTGGTGCTGGCGCGGCGGCTGGGGCGCACGGACATCACCGCGCTGGAGCTGCAGCCGGGGCTGTTCTCCCTGGCCGAGCGCAACGTGTACCTCAACCGCAGCGAGGGCGCCGTGACGCTGGTGCAGGGCGACCTGCGGCGGGTGGAGGAGATGTTCCCCGCGAGCAGCTTCGGCCACGTGCTGTGCAATCCGCCGTACCGCGCGCGCACGACGGGCCAGCGCAACCTGTCGCTGGAGAAGGCGCTGGCGCGGCATGAGCTGGCCTGCGAGCTGCCGGACGTGGTGCGGGCGGCGGCCTACCTGCTGGTGCCCCGGGGCGGGCTGTGCATGGTGTATCCGGCGTCGCGCTTCGGGGAGCTCGTGTCGGTGCTGCGCACGGTGCAACTGGAGCCGCGCACGGTGCGCATGGTGCATCCGCGCGCGGACCGGCCCGCGAAGCTGGTGCTGCTGCACGCGGTGAAGGGCGGCAGGGCGGACCTCACGGTGCTGCCCTCGCTCGTCGTCCACTCCGAGGACGAACACGCCTTCACCGATGAAGTCAGCGCGATGGTGGGCTGAGCGGAAAATGACAGACATGGCTGAGCGACGCGGCCCGGAGTCGTGATGGCCGGAATGCGCTGTCCCTGGCGTGTTCCGCGCCTCTCGTCCTGACGGTTCCGAGGTAGAGTCCCGCCCCGGGCTTGGACCGGGAGCCCGGTGGCTCTTCCGAAAGCAGGCTGTGATGCGCGTGGACATCCACCGTTGGGTGACGCTTGCGCTGGTGCTCTTCGTCGCCCCGGCCCTGGCCCAGACGCAGGCGGACCGGCTCTATGTGGGGTACGGCGTCGCGGGGGGCGGCACGCTGGATGCCGGCCGGACCCGGGTGGACACGCGGCGGCAACTGGACCTGCGCGTTCCGCTGCCGCCCATCGTCCTGGGCCGCACGTACCTGTTGCCCTCGCTGGGCTACGAGCTGAAGTGGCTGGGCGCGCAGGTGCCGCCTCCGGGCCTCTCCGGGGAGGGCGACGACGAGCTGGGGCGGCGCTACCACCGCATCCAGTTGGGGCTGACGCTCGTCCGTCCCATCGTGCCTCGCTGGATGGTCATCGCCGGCGTGATGGGCAGCACCCGCACGGACTTCCGGTCCTCCTTCGACCTGGCCCTGGACACCTCGTGGGTGGCCTTCGCCATGGTCAACCATCAGCTGGGGGTGGAGCCCGGCTTCTCGGTGACGTTCGGCGTGGTGGCGCTGTGGCCCTTCGACCTGCTCCCCGTGCTGCCCATGGCCAGCGTGAACTACCGCCGGGGCCCCTGGATCCTGGAGGTGGGCCTGCCCAGGAGCACCCTGCTGCACAAGCTGGGTGACACCGTGGAGCTGGGGCTCGTGGCCGGCTTCGAGCAGCAGGTGCTCCGCACCCGCTTTGAGCCGGAGGCCCGGATTCCGGGCGCGTTCTACCTGCGCGAGACGCTCATCCGCGTCGCGCCCACCGTCAACGTCCACCTGGGCCAGGACGTGTGGCTGAGCACTGCGGTGGGCCTGACGCTGATCAACGACTTCGCGCTGCTGGACCGCCAGCGCGACAACCTGAACCTCCCCGGGCTTGGGGCAGGACCCGCCCCCTATGCCCGGGTGGTGCTCGGCTGGCGCCCCCCGCTCGGCCGTCCGAAGGCGCGCGCGACGCGCTGACGGCCGGCAGGGGACCGCGCTACGGCGTGGGCGACGGGGCCTCCGCCGTCTTGCGATCCTCGCGGCACCAGGCGAGCTGCTGCTGGATGGCCTCCAGCGGCACCGCCAGCTCCAGCTTGAAGGACGTGCCGTCCGGCCGCACCTTCGCGAAGTCCAGCATCTGCGCCAGGTCCGTCTTGCCCTCGGACTGGGCCTTCATCCGCGCCATGGACAGCGCGCCGCCCAGCGACTTGCCCAGGTCGGTCATCTTCTCCGCGTCCATGCCGCGCACGTTGGCCACCATGGCCACGTCGCCGCTCGTGTCCAGGTGCAGCTCCACGTTCTGCGCCACGTCCACCAGCCGCTGCGCCAGCTCCTGCTGATCCGGCCCCAGCAGCTTCGCCAGCTGCTGCACCGCCAGCACCCCGTACATCTCCCCGTAGGTGCTGTTCTCGTCGATGAGCGGCGGCCCTTCCTCCGTCCCGCGCCCGTCCATGCGATCCAACACCGTCTTCACCTCGTCCGGTGAGCTGCCCACCACCAGCATCCGGTCGTTCCAGGTGCCCACCGCGTTGTCCATGCGCCCCCGCCGCGTGCCGCCGTCCGGCAGGGCCATGGCCATGTCGCCCGGCTCGTACACGCGCGCGCCCGGCCCGTGGTCCGACGACACGCGCTCGCCCAGCAGCTCCTGGTAGTGCGCCTTGCTGAAGTCGCCGGAGAGGATGAGCCCCTCGTCGGTGATGACCACCCGGTCCAGGTCCTGGAACGGATCCACGCCGCTCATCGCCTTGAACTGCTCCAGGTTCTTGCCGCCGTCGCGCATCAGGCAGGCCATCAGCAGCTCCCCCAGCGGCGAGTGCCGCAGGGCGTTGGCCTCGAAGACCACCGCCGTGCGCCCCGGGCCACGCGGCAGCGCCGCGAGCAGCGGATCGCGCGGCTTCGCGGGTGCCTGCGCCACGCCCGCGTCCGGCGCGGGCATCACCCAGGTGCGGCGCTTCTCCGCGCGCGCGAAGTCCGTGCCGCTCATGCGCGAGGGGAACTTCACCTCCGGGGCAGGAGCGCTGAGCTCATCCCCCTGGCCCGTGAACATCATCACCGCGGCCACCGCGAACAGCAGCAGGGCCCCGCCCAGCCACACCCACCTGCGCCTGCGCGAATCCATGCTCAGTAATCCTTTCCTTCGAAGTGCCAGAAGCCCACCGCGAGCGCTCCCAGGCCGAACACCATCACCCCGCCCAGCAACATCCCCAGCGAACCCTGCTGGAGCGGCGTGTTGCTCGCGAGGTCCGCCGCCCCCACGGCCAGCGCTGACAGTCGGGGCAGCACCAGCGTCACCGCGTCGAACGACGCGCGGCCCACCCCGGCCTCCAGGTAGCGCGACACGTCCGCGCGGAACCCCGCCAGGATGCCGCCCACCAGCAGCACGAAGCCCGCCGCGGAGCACAGGGCCGCGCTGCGCACAAGCGTCGCCGTGGTGAGCATCACCGCGTACACCGCCGCGAACCCCACGCACGCCAGGCCCCCGGCCACCAGCGGCCCCGTCGTCCAGTACCCCGTCTTCACCCCGAAGATGAGCGTGAGGCCTCCCGACGCGTACACCGTGCCGCCCACCGCCAGCGTCATCACGCCCAGGAAGGTGCCCGCCAGCAGGTGCCAGCGCTGGAGGGGGAGGGCGAGCAGGTGCTCGATGCGCCCGGGCGACAGCAGGCCCGGCGCGAAGTCCGAACACGCCACGATGCCGAAGAGGATGCCGCCGTAGAACACCAGGTAGGTCGCCGCGCGGAAGATGGGCCGCAGCGCCACGTCCACGGACATGATGTGGGAGCGCACCTCCGCGCCGAAGAGCCGCGACGCCGCGAGCGCCCCGTCCACCACCTCCAGCTTGAGGCTGAGCGCCACCGTGGCCAGCACCAGGGTGAGCCCCACCATGAACGCCATGATGAACTTGCGCGACGCCGCCTCGCGCAGCACGTACCCCGCGATGACGAAGACCGGATTCATGCCGCCACCCCCGGGCCGCCCACCGCGCCCAGCAACACCGCCTCCAGGTCCGCGCCCTCGCGCCGCAGCTCCATCAGCAGCGCCCCGGACGCGCGCGCCTTGTCCAACGCCGCGTTGAGCACCGTCACGTCCGCCGCGTCCACCACGTGCATCCCTTCCGTTGAAGGCGTGAAGCCCGCGGCCGTCAGCGCGGAGGCCTCCGCGCCGGGCGCGAAGCGCACGCGCCACCGCGCCCCGCCGCGCCCCAGGTCCTCCAGCCGGCCCTCGCGCAGCACGCGCCCGTCCGCGAGGATGGCCACCCTGTCACACACCCGTTCGGTCTCCGCCAGCAGGTGCGAGTTGAGGAACAGCGTCACGCCCCGGCGCACCTCCTCCTGGAGGATGCGGCGCACCTCCAGCCGGCCCATGGGATCGATGCCGTCCGTGGGCTCGTCCAGCACCAGCAGCGCCGGGTCCCCCAGGAGCGCCGCCGCCAGCCCCAGCCGCTGCCGCATGCCCTTGGAGTAGCCGCCAATGCGGCGGTCCACCGCGTCCGAAAGCCCCACGCGCTCCAGCAGCCGCAGCAGCGCCGCGGGCTCCGGCTTCAGCCCCTTGAGCCGGGCCACGGTGGCCAGGAACGCGGGGGACTTCCAGGTGCCCGGCAGGTGCAGCCGCTCCGGCAGGTAGCCGATGCGCGCGCGGATGGCGGGATCCTCCGGGGAGCCGCCCAGCACGCGCACCGTGCCCGCGGTGGGCCGCACGATGCCGAGCACGCTCTTGATGAAGGTCGTCTTGCCCGCGCCGTTGGGCCCGATGAGCCCGAACGCGCTGCCCGCCGGGACGAGCAGGTCCATGCCCCTGAGGGCCTCATGGCCGCCCCGGCCGAACGCCCGGTGATAGGTTTTTCGCAGGCCCTGCACTTCAAGGGCGGGAGGAGGAGTTGTCACGGTCGCGACTGTAGACGACCCACGCGGGCGACGATTGCCTCGACTCCGGAGCGGCACCGCACTTTGGAGAGGGGCGAGCGGGCCTGAAACTTTCCATCCCCCCGCGTTCCTGCATTCGCGCCATGGGAAGGGCTTTGCGCACCCTCGCGGGCCGTGGCGCGTCGCGACACCCCGTCGTTTCGGGGCATTGCGTTTCTGGGAGCTCCAACGGTGCCGCTGGTCCGGCCCCTGCAATGCCAGCAGGGACACGCGGTACTCACGCGACACAGGCAGGAGACACGGGCATGACGTGGGCAAACGGGGCCGAGCAGCAGCTTCAGGACGCGCGTCGCGAACTGGAGGCGGCGGAGCGGGAGCTGGCGAGCGGGACCGAGGCGGCGCGGGTTCGCTATGCCCGGGCGCTCTATGAGGCGGACCTGGCCCACCGGCGGGCCGACCGCATGGCGCGCGACAGCCGCCGCCAGCAGCTGAGCTGGCGCCCCGTCGCCGGCTGAGCAGGCAGGTGCGGCGCGCGGAAGGGGTGAAGCGCGGGGCCGGGCGGTTTATACCGGCGACCCATGGCCCACCCCGTCCACCGCCCCCGCCGGCTGCGCCGCTCCGCGGCCCTCCGTGACATGGTCCGAGAGACGCGTCTCTCGCCCACGGACTTCATCTACCCGCTGTTCGTCGTCGAAGGCCGGGACATCCGCCGCCCCGTGTCCTCCATGCCGGGCGTCTTCAACCTGTCGGTGGAGCACGCCGTCCAGGAGGCGAAGCTCGCGAAGTCCCTGGGCGTGCCGTCCGTCATCCTCTTCGGCATCCCGGACCACAAGGACGCGGAAGGCACGCAGGCCTACGCGCGCGACGGCATCGTCCAGCGCGCCATCCGGGAGATCAAGGCGGCGGTGCCGGAGCTCCAGGTCATCGCGGACGTGTGCCTGTGCGAATACACCGACCACGGCCACTGCGGCGTGCTGGACGGTCAGCACGTGGCCAATGACGCCACGCTGCCCCTGCTCGCGCAGATGGCCGTCAGCTGCGCGCAGGCGGGCGCGGACATCGTCGCCCCGTCGGACATGATGGACGGCCGCATCGGCGCCATCCGCAAGGCGCTGGACGAGGTGAAGCTCACCGACACGCCCATCATGGCGTACTCGGCCAAGTACGCCTCCGGCTTCTACGGCCCCTTCCGGGAGGCCGCGCAGAGCACGATGAAGTTCGGCGACCGGCGCGGCTACCAGATGGACCCGGGCAACGTGCGCGAGGCCCTCCGGGAGACGGCGCTGGACGTGGAGGAGGGCGCCGACTTCATCATGGTGAAGCCCGCCCTGTCGTACCTGGACGTCATCCGCGCGCTGCGCGAGAACTTCGACCTCCCGCTCGCCGCGTACAACGTCTCCGGCGAGTACGCGATGCTCAAGGCCGCCGGCCAGAACGGGTGGCTGGACTACGAGCGCGTGATGTTGGAGGTCCTCACATCCATCAAGCGCGCCGGGGCCGACCTGGTCATCACCTACCACGCCCTGGAAGCGGCCAAACTCCTCTAGGCAACACCCCGGGCGCGCCCGCGCGGCGGAGGGCTTGATTGGCTCCGCCGCTTGCGCCCAAATGGTTCCCACACGATGCCCACCCAGAAGAAGCGGCCCGGACGCAGAACCGCGAAGCCTCCGCCTCGACGCGCCCCCGCCACCCGCAAGGGTGCGCGCGCGGGCAAGCGCCCTGGCCGTGGCCGCGCCCCCGTGGTGCGTGAGCCCGGCCCGTTGCAGTACAAAGTGGTGGAGCTGTCCACGGTGGACGAGGGCGCGCTGGAGCGCACCTTGAACGAGTGGACCTCCAAGGGCTGGAACCTGGACGGCGTGCAGTTCGCGATGCGCGAATCCTCCAAGCGCCCGGCCATGGCGTTCGTCTTCTTCACCCGGGAAGGCGAGGCCGCGCAGCACGACGAGGCCGGCGCGCGCGAGCGGTTGCAGCGGTTGTCCGAAACGGGCAGCCCCACCGCGCGGCTCGCGGCCGAATACGGAAGCCACGCCGACGAGCAATCCCAGACGGTGGTGCCCTTCGTCCACCCGCTGTCCGCGCACGAGCGGCTGGCGCGGCTGGCGGGGCTGGACGAACCGGAAGCCCGCGAAGAGGGCCTCACGCTGGAGCCGGAAGAGTGAGCGCCGCCCCTGAACGCAGCCTGATGGCCACGGACCGGGGTGGCGGGCGGGTGCTGCGGCTGGTGCAGGAGGACGCGGGGCCGGACTCGCCGTACCCGAAGGCGTCCCTGCTCCTGCGCCTGGGCGCGCGCGTGGTGGACTGCCTGACGGCCTGGGGGCTCTACGTCGTGTGCGGCGCGGCGGGCGCGGTGGTGGCGCTGCTGTTCCTGCTGCTCGCGGACGGGATGCTCCAGGGGCAGAGCGTGGGCAAGCGCATCTTCGGCGTGAAGGTGATGCACCTGCCCACGCGGTCCGCCGCGCGGCACCGGGACAGCACGCTGCGCAACGCGCCGCTCGCGCTGGTGGTGCTGCTGGGAATGATGCCCGCGCCGCACGGCCTGGTGGCCGCGGCGGCGGGCTTCGTGGTGATTGGCGGCGTGGAGGCGTGGCGGGTGCTGCGCGATCCCCTGGGCCTGCGGCTGGGAGACACCTGGGCGCAGACGCAGGTGGTGGACGGGAAGGTTGTGGCGGGCGCGACGGTTGCTGCCCGCACGCCGGTGGCGGCGGCACGCGCTCCGGGCCGTTTGATGTCCGCGGCGAAGGTGCGCCGCGCCAGGGGCGTTCAGGAAAGGGATACGGAGTAAGCCATGCGCATCGCGCTGACGTACAACCTGCGGCTGTCGGACACGGAAGAAGAGGCGGAGTTCGACACGCAGGAGACGGTGAACACGCTGGCGGGGGCCATCGAGCGACTCGGGCACCGCCTGGAGCGCTTCGAGGTGAGCGGTCCCGCGTCGCGCACCGTGGCCCGCCTGGAGGCCTACAGCCCCGACCTCATCTTCAACACGGCCGAGGGCCGCCGGGGCCGCTTCCGCGAGGCGTTCTACCCCGCGCTCTTCGACGAGCTGGGGTTCGCGTACACGGGCTCGGACGCGTACGCGCTGGCGCTGACGCTGGACAAGCAGCTCACCAAGCTCATCCTCTCCAAGCACGGCATCCGCACGCCGGGCTGGCAGTACGTGGAGAAGCTCAGCGAGTTGGCGGCGGAGAGCCTGCACTTCCCCGTCATCGTGAAGCCCAACTTCGAAGGCTCCTCCAAGGGCATCACCCAGGACTCCGTCGCGGAGACGCTGGAGCAGGCGCGTGAGAAGGTGGCCAGGGCGCTGGAGAAGTACCCGGCGGGCGTGCTGGTGGAGGAGTACATCCGCGGGCGCGACCTCACGGTGCCGTTCCTGGCCGCGGTGGACAACGACTACGACGGCGTGCTCGCGCCGGTGGAGTACGTCATCGACCCGGAGGTCTCCGCCGGGCGCAAGTACGCCATCTACGACTATGACTTGAAGACGCGGCGCGAGAAGGCCGTCAGCGTGCGCGCCCCGGCGGACATCCCCCCGAAGATGGCGGAGGACGTGCGCAAGATGGCGCAGAAGATCTTCCAGGTGCTGGACTGCCGCGACCTGGGGCGCCTGGACTTCCGCCTCTCCGACGCGGGCGTGCCGTACTTCCTGGAGATCAACGCGCTGCCCAGCCTGGAGCCGGGCGCGGGCATCTACTCCGCGGCGGAGCTGGAGGGCCTGCACCTGGACGGGGTCATCAACTCCATCATCCAGAGCGCGGCCAAGCGCTACAAGATCCGCGACTCCTCGCGGCGCCAGGGCAAGCCCGCGCGCAAGTCGGGGCCGCTGCGGGTGGGCTTCGCCTTCAACGTGAAGCGCGTGAAGCCCAGCGCCACGGCCACGGGGGAGGCGGTGGAGGACAGCGAGGCGGAGTACGACTCGCCCAACACGCTCCAGGCCATCCGGGAGGCCATCGCGTCGTGGGGCCATGAGGTCATCGACCTGGAGGCCACGGCGGAGCTGCCCACGGTGCTCTCCAGCACGCCGTTGGACATCGTCTTCAACATCGCGGAGGGCTTCAAGGGACGCAATCGCGAGAGCCAGGTGCCCGCGATGCTGGAGCTGCTGGACATCCCGTACACCGGCTCCGACCCGGCGACGCTGTCGCTGGCGCTGGACAAGGCGCTGGCGAAGAAGATCGTCCGTCAGGCCGGCATCCTCACGCCCAACTTCCAGCTGATGGTCACGGGGAAGGAGCGGCTGAACAAGGAGTTCACCAGCTTCCCGCTCATCGTGAAGCCGGTGGCGGAGGGCAGCTCCAAGGGCGTCGTCACCAAGAGCGTCTGCTACTCCGAGACGGAGCTGCGCGACGTGGTGAAGGAGATCGCCGGCAAGTACCAGCAGCCCGCGCTGATTGAAGAGTACATCGGCGGCCGTGAGTTCACGGTGGGCCTGCTGGGCGAGCGCCGCCCGCGCGTGCTGCCGCCCATGGAGATCGTCTTCCTGGACAAGGCGGAGAAGAACCCCGTCTACAGCTTCCAGCACAAGCTGGATTGGACGGATCGCATCCGCTACGACGTGCCCGCGAAGCTGGAGCCGTCGCTCCTGGAGAAGCTGCGCACGGCGGCGCGCAACTCGTTCATGGCGCTGGGGTGCCGCGACGTGGCGCGCATCGACTTCCGCATGGATGACAAGGGGCGCATCTACTTCATCGAGTGCAACCCGCTGCCCGGCCTCACGCCCGGCTGGAGCGACCTGGTGCTCATCGCGCAGGGCTCCGGCATGGACTACCGGACGCTGATTGGCGAGATCATGGCGCCGGCCATCCGCCGCTACAAGGAGCGCGAGGCGCGCCGGGCCCAGACGGAGCACCCGCCCGGTCCCACGCCACCACTCAACAAGGTGGTCCAGCGCATCGAAGAGCAGACCGCGCAGGCCAACGCCGCCGCGGCGGCGACCGCTGCTGCTGCCGCCGCCGCCGCCCCCCAGCCGAGCGGCAATGGCGCCGCGGCGCCCGGCGAGCCGCAGCCCGGGCGCCCGGAGCTGAAGTCCTGAGCCGCTGACGTGACGGCAAGGGCAGGGGGCTCAAGCTCCCCCTGCCTTCCCCACGGCCTGGCTCAGCCGTCGTTGAGGGCCTGCGCACGCGCACCTCGCAGCCCGGCTTCGCGTGATGCGCAGCAGCTCACGCGGGCGCGAAGCCACCGTGGAAGGTGGGGGGCAGGGCGTGGTCGAAGTGGCACCGCGCCACGGGCCCGTCCTCCAGCCTCCGCGCGTCCAGCACCGCGACGTGGGACGCGTCCGCCTTCGCGTCGTAGACCTGCGTGAGCAGCCAGCCGTCGTCCTCCGCGCTGGCGCCGGGGCGGGCGACGAAGACAGGCTCGGAGGGGTACTGCCCCTCGCCCATCACGGCCTGGGTCATGCGGCCCGTCCCCACGTCGTAGCGCATCACCGAATCGAACAGCCCCCGCCGGGCCTCCTGGGTGGAGTGCCCGCCCAGATAGAGCGTCTGGTGCGCCCGGCCCACCACGCCGGGGGCCACGCGGGGGAACTCGCAGCTCACGTCCGAGAGGCGCTCGGTGCGGAAGGTGCCTGCCTTCACGTCCACCACGGCCCGGTGCAGCCTCCCCCGGGCCTCCAACTCGGTGCCGCCGCGCATCAGGTCCCCCAGCCACTGGTTCGTCGTGAAGTCGGGGTAGTGCACGTAGTCCACCACCAGCGTGTCGCCCTGCTCGTGCGCGTTGGCGAAGTGCCAGAGGTAGAAGGCCTCCGCGGGGATGCGCACCGGGTGCGCCACGTCGTCGATGGGGACCACCAGCACCTGCGTGCCCGCGTCCGGCTTCCACCGCAGGTTGTCCGAGTACGAGCCCAGCCGCAGCAGCATGCGGAAGATGTTGAGCCGCAGCGGCGCCAGGAAGAAGACGAGGTAGCGGTCCGTGGCGATGAAGTCGTGCACCATCGTCGCGCCCGGCAGCGTCACTGCGCCCATCCGCCGCGCCTTGCCCCCGTCCGGCAGCGCGTACAATTCCGCCGTCGTCTCCCGGCCGTACTGGATGCCGAAGTTGTAGGACGTCTTGCGCGACGGCACGCGGTGCGGGTGCGCGGAGAAGCTGCCCACCACCACGCCCTCCAGGTCCGACTCGCCCACGGTGGACAGGTCGTCCATGGACACCTCCACCGGCTTGTCCGCCTCGAAGAGCGCGTACAGCTTGCCGTTCCACGCCATCACCGACGTGTTGGCGGAGTTCTTCTGCGCATTGCGCAGCTTGTGCCACAGCGGCGTGGGCGTGCCGTAGGCGCCGTAGCGCGGGGCCTTCGCCGCGCGCTCGGCCACCATGCCGGGCGTGTCCAGCAGCCGCGCGGCGCCCGTCACGCCCTCCGGCCCGAAGCGCACGCCCAGCATCCCGCCGTCCCCGTCGAACCAGTGCTGGTAGGGCTGGCCGTGGACCTCGAACGTCCACGGCCCCACCCGGTACAGCGACCCCCGGAGCCCTTCGGGCACCTGACCCTCCACCCGCAGCGGCTCGTAGCCGTGCTGGCGGGGAAGCGTGCGGAAGGCCCGGTGCCAGCCCGGAGCCGGGGAGGACGTCGTCTGCTTCATCGCGGTCGTCATGGTGGAGCCCCTCTTCTTCTTGGTGCGTGCCCAAAGCTGGGGACACCCCCGTGCCCCTTCAGCATGTAGACAGGGTAAACATTGCATGTTGTCGCTGTCAACATGGATGTTGACGCTGGCAACTTCGGGCCCTGGAGGGCTAGTTTCCGGACGGGGCGCGCGGCAGGAGGCACGGACGGTGGCGACGCGGAGCAAGCGGACCTTGAAGGCGACGCCGGCGGAGAAGCCCTACCACCACGGGGACCTGCGCCAGGCGCTGGTGGACGCGGCGGTGGTGCTCATCACCGAGGAGGGCTTCGGGGCGCTGTCGCTCCGGGAGGTGGCCCGGCGGGCGGGCGTCACGCACGCGGCGCCCTACCGGCACTTCGCGGACAAGGAGGCGCTGCTGGAGGCGGTGGCGCGCGAGGGCTTCCGCACCATGGGGCGGGAGATGCGCCAGCGCATGGACTCCGCGCCGGACGGCCCGCTGGAGCAGCTGTGCGCCGCGGGCGTGGCCTACGTGCTCTTCGCGGTGCGCCACCCGCCGCACTTCCGGGTGATGTTCGGGCCGCACTTCCAGCACCCCCTGAAGCCGGAGGCGGGCCCGGAGGCAGGGCCGAATGCGTTCACGTTGCTGGTGGACTGCATCGCTTCCGGCCAGGCGGCGGGCCTGCTGCGGGGCGGGGATGCGCGGGCCCTGACGCTCACCGCGTGGTCGCTGGTGCATGGGCTCGCGTCGCTGTTCGTGGACCGGCAGTTGGAGGAGGCCGTCCAGGGGCTGGAGGCCGCGGAGGCGCTCGCCGTCGTACAGACGCGCCTGCTGATCACCGGCCTTGCGCGCACGGACGCGGACGGAAACAGCGACGGTCGGTAGGGACGCGGGGTTGACCGTCGGGGATTGTCGGGTACGGTCGGCGCCATGGTGCGGATACCGGAAGAAACGGGGCCGAGGGTCCGGGCGCGGGAGCTGGGACTCCCGCTGGGGCGCTTCAAGCCGGGAAAGTTCAACGCGATCACCGACGTGGAGGGGGTGCTCGTGGGGCACTCCACCATCATCCAGGGCGAGGGCCCCCTGCGGCCCGGCCACGGCCCGGTGCGCACCGGCGTCACCGCCATCCTGCCCAACCTGGGCAACATCTTCATGGATCGCATGAGCGGGGGCGGCTTCGTGCTCAACGGCGCGGGCGAAGTCTCCGGCATGACGCAGCTCATGGAGTGGGGGCTCATCGAAACGCCCATCCTGCTCACCAACACCATGGCGGTGGGCGCGGTGTCCGACGGCGTGGCCCGCTACCTGGTGCAGCGCTACCCGGGCATCGGCGACGAGCACGACGTCATCATCCCCGTGGTGGGCGAGTGCGACGATTCATGGCTCAACGACATCTCCGGGCGCCACGTGCGCCAGGAGCACGTCCTGGAGGCCATCAACAACGCGGCCACCGGCCCGGTGCGCGAGGGCAACGTCGGCGGCGGCACCGGCATGGTGACGTGCGACTTCAAGGGCGGCATCGGCACGTCGTCGCGCAAGCTGCCGGAGGTGCTGGGCGGCTACACGCTGGGCGTGCTGGTGATGTCCAACTTCGGCAAGATGCACAACCTGCGCGTGGGCGGCCTGCCGGTGGGCGAGGTGCTGGCGGAGAAGTT harbors:
- a CDS encoding TetR/AcrR family transcriptional regulator — protein: MATRSKRTLKATPAEKPYHHGDLRQALVDAAVVLITEEGFGALSLREVARRAGVTHAAPYRHFADKEALLEAVAREGFRTMGREMRQRMDSAPDGPLEQLCAAGVAYVLFAVRHPPHFRVMFGPHFQHPLKPEAGPEAGPNAFTLLVDCIASGQAAGLLRGGDARALTLTAWSLVHGLASLFVDRQLEEAVQGLEAAEALAVVQTRLLITGLARTDADGNSDGR
- a CDS encoding DmpA family aminopeptidase, which gives rise to MVRIPEETGPRVRARELGLPLGRFKPGKFNAITDVEGVLVGHSTIIQGEGPLRPGHGPVRTGVTAILPNLGNIFMDRMSGGGFVLNGAGEVSGMTQLMEWGLIETPILLTNTMAVGAVSDGVARYLVQRYPGIGDEHDVIIPVVGECDDSWLNDISGRHVRQEHVLEAINNAATGPVREGNVGGGTGMVTCDFKGGIGTSSRKLPEVLGGYTLGVLVMSNFGKMHNLRVGGLPVGEVLAEKFKNTPHRGKSYGSIIAVVATDAPLLSHQINRLCKRVGLGIGRVGSYAAHGSGEIVVGFSTANIIPRRTQKMVYKMKILLDQRLDPLYEAVMEATEEAILNAMCMATPMTGVNDNYSPALPLDEVRRFVDACRPIFASVKKRPHQTSAPASKERPSDEDREGEVTVSSALPTNVRGAEGIPFPTRPAPNEPGPEADREGPLMPDSRGNVPPGPDDPEGSSSGSP